The sequence below is a genomic window from Corythoichthys intestinalis isolate RoL2023-P3 chromosome 4, ASM3026506v1, whole genome shotgun sequence.
ATTGAAAACACCTGCTTataaatttcactttttttcctactcctatttttatttaatatttttcaaaacgtggacattattttaattgtatttttttcccctcgctGTTCCTTTTTGTCCTTTACAGACCCTACTTTGAAATGAAAGCCAAGTTCTACCTGCAGCTCGAGGTACGTGACGCTCCACGCCATTCTAAATACGCTTCCCGTTCGCCACGTTAACGGCGACATTTCCGCGCAGACCCTGAAGGCGACGGTGGACGAGCGGCAGGCTAAGCTATCCCGAGCCAAAGCCGAGTACAAGGCGGCCCTGGGGAACTTGGAAGCCATCTCGGACGAGATCCACCAGCGCCGTCGCAACTCCGTCATGGGTCCGCGCGAGCGCGGCGTCGGCTCGGACGGCGACCCGTCGTCGGACGGCGTTTCCagtaagatgaatgaatgaatgaataagaaGCGTCCATTTTAGGTTAAGACGATTCCACATTAGTTCATCTCCCTTCGCAGTGATGTCAATGTGCTCGGATGACGAAGCCGGCGGCGTCGCCGCCTCCGAGGAAGACTCGGAGACGCGTTCCACGTCCAGTTTGGGTTCCCCCCCGGACAGCCCTAAGGAGGCGGCGTCTCCGTGCTCCTTCGCCACTTCTTGTCCGTCGCCGACGCCCTCCCGCTCTTCTTCCACCTCCTCGCCTTCGTCCGGGCCGCCCTCCAGGCCGCGCAGCTTGGACCTGCCCAACTCGGTCTCCCTGTCGGACTTCGGCCTCATCTCGCCCGTGCTCGGCCCTCGGAGCGACTGCAGCGGGGCCTCGTCGCCCGAGTGCGACGTAGAAAGAGGTGAGTTTTGGCCAGACATCACATTTTAGACAAAATTTACTTGCCCCAATACACCTAATGCCTTTGACTAAATTCACTTAACTCTAAGTCTGCTAATCCACTTAAAATGGACATATACTGAAATTAATTGAATCAAAATTTTCCCTATATCACtgtttcttaaccttgctaaaagtactgaaccccacaagtttttcATGTAGCTTAACTGAACCCTTCGTAATTAGATtttagaaattttttttttttaaatacaaaaccgatatatggcggaaaacgcagacaagactgaaaaagcagtttctgctcttgcactcctctttaaaaaaaagctgctgtattttaagacaaaacacctgttgtgtttgatagaatatgtctatatgctgccatagcagattcatggcgcattaagcccccgaactatttttaatttgtctgttttaccctgaaaacccccgtttacagacgtcgagcaaccgcttttgtttcaacccagccataaaacgcaggtatttaattatatttattattcataatgtctgtcattttttagcttagaatcattaattgatgtcttatatttcgttaaaaaaaaaaaaacgacttcgaaaaattattcactcgcatattttaaacttttaaacaaatttcgtcacaatgaaaaaaatggtgtctgtaaaaaagtcacggatatcttactcataactatggcttaattgtatttttttgttactatcgcaTATTCTTCAAtaggttagatgataaataatcgatccaaacaaagagaaattgaaaaaacatttaaaagggtaaatatatgaaaaagaacatctcaaccattccttgatgtctgcgatttctgcatcgtgacgcttgttatattaccatatttcacccataaaatcccccaaaaattgtatctacgcgataatatctcgttagtcatggcgtctttgattctgctcttgcgtgctctcacctccagatagggttttgctgtttaaaaaaaaaattttttttttttttggaaaaatgccctcccattcaaaattttcttccctcagaatattgagattttaaagctttccaatgaattatcacacatgcatatcagaccatttgaaagttggccaaattgggggtctcagagcggaacttcaaatcacctctgtgttttccgccatatctacgctagcaagctaataatttagcaaattcccgtcaaaaattcttctcattttgtcagcatgttttataaacaggtcaaaatttgagaccatgctgcccattggtctgctATAATCTCTCATACCAAGtgtgtcaaccttccactgagcaaagtaGTTCCTCCTCCAAACAGATCGAGGGCTGGCAATGAAAAGAAATAGATTAAgcttgtaaattgggagcaaaccagtccaaaacctagtcTAAAAAGCTACTtagcctagatttaatcagcgtacgaaaataaggctctgcgtttctttaccttcgccgaaccccatAGACTTACCGTACCGTgattaagaaccactgccctATATATTCCTGTAAGCGTCCCAATACTTCTGTCCAATTGCCACATTTTTATTCATGTTCTGTCCCAACACTAAGCTCCATTTgtactgtactgaaaatgaaccaacattttttaattcaaacttcACATTTTCCTGTCTGAAAACTTTTGAtaaaccccccctccccccttctATTTGCTGGAGTACTTTCCcttatatatttttctgtactGAAAATGACGCAATACTTCGGTTCAAACTTCATATTTTCCtttcccaatacttttggcaaagCACTTTTTTTTCGTCCAGTCAACTTGCAAAttttcatccattttttttgGGTAGTACTTGTATCAATAATTTTCAGAATCCATGTTCTAGGAACattttgacccattacttcAGTTCAGACTTTATTTTCTAGTCCTAATCCTTTTGTCAAAACCATCTTTTCCCCAGTAAACCTGCACATTTTCTTTCATTGGCTGTAGTAGTTATCCCAATACCTTTGAGACTCCAGTTTCTAGCCACATTTTCTGTACTGAAAACGACCTATTATTTTTAGTTCAGACTTCATTTTCctgtcccaatacttttgtcaaatgcatttttttcccctccattgTAGTAGTATCGTAATATTCGGACTataggccgctactttttcccctcattttgaatcctgcaggcggcttatatgttgatttatttgggttaatagctaacactttatttgacagcggcgtcataacactgccaGAAGacagccataattatgacatgacactattatgagcatcaatgaatgcttatgacagatgtcactaaatgtcatccagcaaattatatcaccaactctatgtccagctcggatcttttacatgcagtcaaaagtgagataatttgacatctctcataagcattcattaatgctcatggcagtgtcatgtcataattatgacggtcttatagcgccacagtcaaataaagtagctaactagcaattaatgaaaacaCTGGAactgtaactgaagaaattattagcacagaacatgaattttgaatgttatttacatctgtagagctgcaatgcatactaggaggcatgttggacgacaacagtgttgacagcaggtggcagcagaggttcactGTCTCCCCCATGCGGGAAGTGATGGCAAAATGACGCTTCTTGAATTAATCTTCAAAGCTTCATAAtgattcatttggttttatgacagtcttatgatgccgctgtcaaaaaaaagtgtttccggttaatatcttttaatgtaaatatcccataatacagtgagcacagctgcggcttattgtccagtgcagcttatcaatgaacaaatgccttttttgtgtgaaatttggtgggtggcggcttatagtcaggtgcgccttatattccagAAAGTAGGGTACTTGTCGTTCTACTTTTCAGAAAACAATTTTTTGCAACATTTTCCCCTCACTCcatgttttaattcatttttcatattttccttTCCAAACTTTTATCAAAACCCTTCCCCTACCACCTGCACATTTTCTTCcatcttttttgtagtacttgcCCCAATACTTTTGAGATTCCAGTTTCTTGCAACATTTCTCCCGTACTGAAAACGACCCAATACCTTTAGATCACAGTTCAAATTTTCCTGCCCAAAATCTTTTGTCAAATCTTCCATTTTCTGAAGCACTTTCTCCAATTTTTTCTAACGCTCATGTTTTACTTCATTGTTTTGTCCTGGAAATGATGCAATACTTCAGTTTACACCTCACATTTTGTCCCAATACTTTCGGCAAAACCTTTCTCCAGTACACCTGCAAATTTTCTTCCAGTTAATTTTGTACTACATGCCCCAATACTTTGAGACTCCGCATTTTTCTGTACTGAAAATAACCCAATACTTCTTGTTttgtcccaatacttttgttgaACTAGTCAACTATTGGTCGATCGACTAGCTAATGGCTGCCTGTACATGACCAAGTCTAGCAAAAATTACATACATCACCAAATCCAACGAGTAGCCAATGCCAGCGGTTGCAGGCTATAATTAACGTTAGCGGTTAGCATTTGCTGTTAATGTTAAGGAATACCATAAGCAGTCGCGTTAGCGTAGCGCTAGCATCTGCATAAATAGCACAACCTAATAAACACACAATTTTTACTTACTAATCGTTTCTCGCTGTCCATTGTAGGCGAGCGAGCCGAAGGCGCCGAGGTGACGCTGGACAACGGGCCGGCCGTGGTCAGCAACCGGAGCACCGACAACcgcaacaataacaacaacggCGCGGCCAAGAGGAGGAGGAGCTTCAACTTGGAAGCTCGGTTCAGCTTCCTCAATCTGCGACGCCAACGCAGCGACGCCAAAAACACGGACAACTTTGCGCAAAAGGCCGTCGTGGTTAAAGGACTGTGAAGGACCCATGAGAAGTTCTAGCATAGACTGatgatgactttttttatttgtattcaaTGTCACGTTTAACTTTTTGTCCTTGttgatgtcttccattttgatGGAAGCGGTGAATATGTTATGAAGCGggattgttaaataaagaaaatgttGCACTGTTTCCACTTGCCTTCAGTTGTTTTAACCCATTCAGTGACAATAATCACCACATTGAACAGCTATGCAAAAGTTCATGCTTAACCTGACCTAACCCTTTATATGGCAAGGAACTATctttggttgaaaaaaaaaattcaattatctTCGGaagcgcttatcctcacgagggtcgcagcaGTGCTGGAAACataatttaccgtattggcccgaatataagtgtgttttttgctttgaaataagactgaaaaagcgggggtcgtcttatattcatggtctagacgttatacccattcacgaccctagatggcgccagatataattgaagcgatattctgtcatgacagatctcagctactctgaagtttaaccagtttgcattgttttattgcaatgtttttccttattcagatttgtttcaagactacagttacagtaagacttcactttgatggttaatgcagttattgcaattttgttttatcacaatagattggcttattatttacatttcaaaaaccagaagccattcatttacgaatgtgattgcactttagtttacatatttaaatgttcagatattaagatttgaatgaggcaaaataacatgctttttctctcaaatgtattgttataatcatttgtttcagctgtactgtaattattttctgattaCAGaataattaatttggtgttcaaaaagtcttttttcaaacttgagtcttgaaaaagaggggggtttgtcttataatcaaggccgtcttatattctggccgatacgatatatatatgtatatatgtgtatgtatacacacacatacatatatatatatatatacatatacatatatacatacatattaggcctgaacgatatattgtttaaacatcgccatcgcgatgtgcgcatgtgcaatagtcccatcgcaaggacgtgcgatagttttttaatttcattttttttaatccacaaacgtttgttttgaggaaggagaggggaaaaaagcgcacagtttctctttctctccagcaagtcatcggctcctccccctccccctgcaacagcggagtggagggaggaggggccgaacagcagagcggagggaggagggcccgttctcaaagtgaaagcaagcaatcaacacgttggaggagcaaggaagactgtatccaaaaggagttttggaagtattttggcaagaacaagactataagggacaaaaaacagccctgtcgacagtgcctcgccatggttgcctcaacaagaagtaatctgtcaaacgtgggaccatttaaaacgcaggtatctatgcattcctgctacgagctccccatcagaggctttttagcacaggtgggaacattgttaaatgccaacgttcttgtctcaagcctgctatagtggataaactaatggtcttggccaaaaacctatgagacccagttgagaattgctgagcaaggaaggtggacgatatgcagacaaatacataacacagctgaaggaatgtcttttctttttattcatgtgacagctatcagaaaggcaggaaatttgggagttaaaatggttctgttattcatcacagttatttgcagttattcagttcaattatttacaagttcaattgagtttgtttcttttatatttaaatttattgtaaaccgtatttttcaaataactatatatagtacagctgcacataaagttttgatacttaatatttttgttgaaatatttttacaactttgttgccgttttgcagttttatattgttatattttgtgtaaacaactcaggggactaatgcacttgcacttttattagtcagatttaatatttaagttcaaatatgttgacaactttgttgtttaactgaggtttttatgtattgttatagtttgtgaactcttttgtcatatttaatatttttgttcaaatatgttgacaactttgttgttttactgaggtttttatttattgttatagtttgtgaacaactcttttatttgtcatatttaatatttttgttcaaatatgttgacaactttgttgttattttacagaagtttttatttattgttatattttgtcaaaaacttaggggactaatgcacctgctcttttatttatcatttaatgtatttgctgctgttgaagtgtaaaatattgtattcaataaatgatctattttgtgcagacatgacttcctggataccttcatacagaaatcttcatcattcacaaattaaacggtattatatgaatacactgtggtcacggtgtgttatgtaaagtatttccaaacagctattcaagtcatttagtgaaaatttcttgaaaaaagatcttttttttttttaatatcgcaatataatatcgcaatatattgcaaacctaaaaaaaatcgcaacaatagttttttccaatatcgttcaggcctaatacatatatatacatatatacatatatatatatatatatacatatatacatatacatatatacatatatatacatttatatgtacatatacatatatacatatatatacatatatatacatatacatacacatatatatacatacatatatatacatatatatatacatatatatacatatatatacatatacatatatacatatacatatatatatacatatacatatatatatacatatacatacatatatacagtatatatatacaccatatacatatatatatacagtatatatatacaccatatacatatatatatgtatatatatatgtatatatatatgtatatatatatatatgtgtgtgtatgtatatatatgtgtatatatatgtatgtatatatatatatatatatatatgtttatatatatatgtatgtgtatatatgtgtatatatatgtgtatatatatatacgtgtatatatatatatatatatacgtatgtatatatatgtatatatatgtatatatatatatatatatatatatatatatatatattatatatatatttaaaagctaaattacattaaaataccAAAGTGTGTATTTGTATCGGTACCGATACGGTACTTAACATGACATCATTGGTATCAGCGAGTACCAAGACATAACATGCTGATGCTGTGCAATATGTACTATTCGGAATCTACTTTCCAACCAACCTCAAACAATTGCACTGATACTAATATTGGTACAAATGCGCCACGAATTTTCAACATCTACTTTCCAACAAATAGTGTTAtactgatactagtatcggtaccgATAAGGCACTAACATGACGTCGTTGATATGAGTGAgcattgttaataacggcgttactaacaacgttatttttttcattaatgagtaatctaattttttCATCATGGAAACGCCGTTACCACTcccgaggatgtaaaggcgtgcgttactacgttggttcaatgacgcgagaaaagtcagagacacggagagagggaagagtgttgtgacgcagtTGCAAACGCGATTCTAGGCTAGGTCGCTCCAATAATACCCgaatgtagccgacagcctacaaactacgcccacatgatgctacgctagatatcacatttatactagatgcaaaatgacagattcGGCAGCGTTCGTAAATGATAGAGAAGTAGAAGCGAAATGATATACTCGCCAGCatgagtaaacagccgccatcttaaagcagtagacttcccaggAAGGCTCTGTCGTGGAGAACCTTCCTCGCGGACCAAAGtaagtttttatctaaaatactcctaaatcggcaaaatcttgacttaaatctatctttaaatgatgaaacagttttaaaactttcacatgtcgaaaggagacagaagggaactaatggagTACTTTTAACAacaaacggttgattcacaacattaaatgacttccaaaaatAGCTAAGGTGACTATGTTAtttttggaataaaaaaaaaaaacaaccaaaaaaaacattaaaggtAACACcacgttactttgccaagtaacttattactcttacattcaggtaactgagttactaacttactttttgagagaagtaatttgtaactgtaattaattacttttttaaagtaagattaacaacactgtcagTGAGTAAAAAGACATAACATGCCAACGCTGTCCAATTATGTACGTTTTAGGATCGACTTACCaacttagtgttgcaccgatactaaTGTCGGTACCGATACGTCACTTAAAATGACGTCATCAGCATTGGCAAGTACCAAGACATCACGTGCCGATGCTGTGCCATAGGTACTTTTCAACATCTACTTTCTAACTGCTCTACAAGTAGTGTTGCACTTATACTAATATCGGTACCTATAAGGcattaacatacagtggggcaaataagtatttagtcaaccaccaattgtgcatgttctcctacttgaaaagcttagagaggcctgtaattgtcaacatgggtaaacctcaaccatgagagacagaatgtggaaaaaaacagaaaatcacattgtttgatttttaaagaatttatttccaaattagagtggaaaataagtatttggtcacctacaaacaagcaagatttttggctgtcaaagaggtctaacttcttctaacgaggtctaatgaggctccactcgttacctgtattaatggcacctgttttaactcattatcggtataaaagacacctgtccacaacctcagtcagtcacactccaaactccactgtggccaagacaaaagacatgtcgaaggacaccagagacaaattaGTAgacctgggaagactgaatctgcaataggtaaaacgctttgtgtaaagaattattagaaaatggatgacatacaagaccactgattatctccctcaaactggggctccatgcaagatctcaccccgtggcgtcaaaatgataacaagaacggtgagcaaaaatctccgaaccacacggggaggacctagtgaatgacctacagagagatgggaccacagtaacaacgccgccagggactcaaatcctgcactgccagacatgtccccctgctgaagccattacatgtccaggccagtctgcggttggctagagagcatttggatgatccagaagaggactgggagaatgtgttatggtcagatgaaaccaaaatagaactttttggtagaaacacaggttctcgtgtttggaggagaaagaatactgaattgcatctgaagaacaccatacccactgtgaagcacaggggtggaaacatcatgctttggggttgtttttctgcaaagggtccgggacgactgatctgtgtaaaggaaagaatgaatggggccatgtatcgagagattttgagtgaaaatcttctgtcagcaagggcattgaagatgagacgtggctgggtctttcagcatgacaatgatcccaaacacacagccagggcaacaaaggagtggcttcgtaagaagcatttcaaggtcctggagtgggctagtcagtctccagatctcaaccccatagaaaatctgtggagggagttgaaagtctgtgttgcccaacgacagcccaaaaacatcactactctagaggagatctgcaaggaCGAATagggcaaaataccagcaacagtgtgtgaaacgcttgtgaagagttacagaaaagggtacataacaaagtattgagatgaacttttggtattgaccaaatacttattttccaccatgatttgcgaataaattctttaaaaatcaaacaatgtgattttctgttgtttttttcccacattttgtctctcatggttgaggtttacccatgttgacaattacaggcctctgtaatattttcaagtgggacaacttgcacaattagtggtcgactaaataccaatttgccccattgtatcaTTGGTATTGGCGAGTACTAACAAATAACAAGTCGATGCTGTGCAATGGACTAACTATTCAAAACCCATTCAACATCTACTTTCCAACTGCCTACAATAGTGTTGCACTGGTACTAGCATCAGTACCGATACAGCACTTAAATGACGTATGTCATCAGTACCCGcaagtactaagaaataacatGCCGAAGCTGTGCAATAGGTAGTTTTTAAGATCTCATTTACAACTGCCCTCAAGTAGTTTTGCACCGATACGATACCGAAACGGCACTAACTGATCGGTATTGGCGAGTactaaaaaatatgtttaataATGTTGATGCTGTGCAAGAGACTATTCAAGATCTACTTTCCAACTGCCTTCAAGTAAATCTTGCACCGATACTAGCATCAGTGCCGATACAGCACTTAAACGTCATCAGTATCCGCGAGTACTAATAAAATAACCCACTGATATTGTGCAATATGCTTTAATTTACAACCCAAGATGGCCACCTGCTACGCACGCCGCTTTGGTGGTCCTTCCCAAGTTGATGATTGACACCCAATTTTGTGGAATTTAACACAAATAGGTGTccaaatctatttgaagtgggagggtggcactgGATTAACATTTgttctagagatgtcccgatcgatcgggatgccgatcgaacgatagtaacaaaaaaatgcaattaagccATAgtaagatatccgtgacttttttacagacactattttttcattgtgacgaaatttgtataaaagtttaaaatatgcgagtgaataatttttcgaagtttttttttttttttttaaaacgaaatattagacatcaattaatgattctaagctaaaaatgacagacattatgaataataaatattagagatgtcccgatcgatcaggtccgatcacgtcattttcaaagtatcgggatcggcaaaaaaatatcggccatgcctttttctaatatatatattttttttaattaagtcgttttctaattgtatttaacgttacagacataatatgttacactcatccagagtctttagttcaggCTTGAGGTAGGGttataaaatttatttatttataaatgtatcacgtgaaaatatttaacgcaattaatgcatgctacacgacccactcatgcattatcgcactcaatctgtaatggcgccgttttacctatatagatagataaaaggcaggtgaattttggcagcctttggagccttttttaattagctaaagtcttacaattcctctccctacgattagaaatatcatgggaagcaatgtggggaagcaaggtagcaactgatctttttcttaacaccttatgatatttcccaacgcagag
It includes:
- the LOC130914710 gene encoding SH3 domain-binding protein 5-like; the protein is MDPHRCDDETDYEDEEVDPRIQGELERLNQSSDDINRCEMELEDARQKFRSVLVDATVKLDELLDKIGKPVDESKPYWDARRLTRQAQLEAQKATQDFHRASEVLRAAKETISLAEQRLLEEDRRHFDSAWQEMLNHATQRVLEAEQEKARSEAAHKETAEKHAAAIGRMKQLEKKLKRTIGKSKPYFEMKAKFYLQLETLKATVDERQAKLSRAKAEYKAALGNLEAISDEIHQRRRNSVMGPRERGVGSDGDPSSDGVSMMSMCSDDEAGGVAASEEDSETRSTSSLGSPPDSPKEAASPCSFATSCPSPTPSRSSSTSSPSSGPPSRPRSLDLPNSVSLSDFGLISPVLGPRSDCSGASSPECDVERGERAEGAEVTLDNGPAVVSNRSTDNRNNNNNGAAKRRRSFNLEARFSFLNLRRQRSDAKNTDNFAQKAVVVKGL